Proteins from one Rosa chinensis cultivar Old Blush chromosome 7, RchiOBHm-V2, whole genome shotgun sequence genomic window:
- the LOC112178019 gene encoding uncharacterized protein LOC112178019: MPPKRKCLSGYAKRLKKKKDAELVKSLRGNLDKFITSEPEDLGEHLVNEEVEEQTDREDNVQKHTDGNEIVDNLGLVENENDAGHKDNVNDADVTPTNILDPRNRDSLDKKLIDLLVGKGPLRDLSIENGLPHKFNRDFNSKFYAWFLGNVEKYDRE, from the coding sequence ATGCCTCCTAAAAGAAAATGCTTATCTGGATATGCAAAACgcttaaagaagaaaaaagatgcaGAGTTAGTTAAATCTTTAAGGGGAAATCTTGATAAGTTCATTACTAGTGAACCAGAAGATTTGGGTGAACATTTGGTTAATGAAGAGGTAGAAGAGCAAACTGATAGGGAAGATAATGTGCAAAAGCACACTGATGGCAATGAAATTGTTGATAATTTGGGTCTGGTTGAAAATGAGAATGATGCGGGACATAAGGATAATGTGAATGATGCGGATGTGACTCCCACGAATATTTTGGATCCAAGAAATCGGGATAGCTTGGATAAAAAGTTAATAGATTTGTTGGTAGGAAAAGGTCCTCTTAGAGATCTTTCAATAGAAAATGGTCTTCCACACAAGTTTAATAGAGATTTCAATTCAAAATTTTACGCTTGGTTTTTAGGAAATGTAGAGAAATATGACAGAGAGTGA
- the LOC112178020 gene encoding uncharacterized protein LOC112178020 yields MEVYIDDMVVKSKHRKDHIEHLREAFEILRRYGMRLNPAKCVFGVSSGQFLGHLVSKRGIEPNPEKVEAIIQMRDPETKEDIQVLTGRIAALSRFISRLTDRCKPFFRALKNKRADFWGPEQSEALASLKKYLSGRQFLSVPRDGEPLCIYLAISDVATSAALFREEGHRQEPIAYTSRSLLDTETRYSPSEKVILALITAKRKLRQYFEGHSITVYTNLPIRSILSKPDTFGRMAKWAIELSEFDITYKPRSALKGQALADFLVECHFPAPIPKGSWIDPSWEMHVDGASNFSRAGAGIVLQSSEDIQIECAVHLDFPASNNVAEYEALVTGLTLAKKLRIQRLQVYSDSQLVVGLTNDDYAAKDERMSRYQDLVRGLMRGFEQLSLVKVPREKNSRADELAKAASGCTEITNIAKIEVLEGPSIEGVRPRHPVMTIESIPNDWRGRIVNYLEFGIQPDDPTEAKKLRMKAARYLVVEEELFRRSFSGPHLRCLGPSQALLVLEEVHEGSCGAHIGGRTLAHKILSQGYYWPYLSRGRLNSMPRNAINAKSMHQSVVHPLKSSMH; encoded by the coding sequence ATGGAGGTTTACATCGATGACATGGTGGTGAAAAGTAAGCATCGGAAGGACCATATAGAGCACCTAAGGGAAGCATTTGAGATATTGCGGCGTTACGGCATGAGGCTCAACCCAGCCAAATGCGTGTTCGGGGTATCCTCAGGACAGTTTTTGGGACATCTCGTCAGCAAAAGAGGAATCGAACCAAATCCGGAGAAGGTGGAAGCCATCATACAAATGCGCGATCCGGAAACCAAGGAGGATATACAAGTGTTAACTGGTCGCATCGCCGCTTTGAGTCGCTTCATTTCTCGGCTCACTGATCGATGTAAACCCTTCTTTAGGGCATTGAAGAATAAGCGAGCTGATTTTTGGGGCCCGGAGCAGTCTGAAGCTTTGGCTAGTTTGAAAAAATACCTCTCCGGAAGACAGTTTCTATCCGTGCCCCGCGACGGCGAGCCCCTTTGCATATATTTGGCGATATCAGATGTGGCGACGAGCGCCGCCTTGTTCAGAGAAGAGGGACATCGGCAAGAACCTATAGCATATACGAGCCGCAGTCTCCTGGACACCGAGACTAGATATTCCCCGTCTGAAAAAGTGATCCTAGCCCTAATTACTGCGAAAAGAAAATTACGACAATATTTCGAGGGGCATAGCATCACAGTATACACCAATCTGCCAATTCGTTCCATCCTGTCGAAACCAGATACGTTCGGGAGGATGGCTAAATGGGCTATCGAATTGAGTGAATTTGACATCACATATAAGCCGAGGTCGGCACTCAAGGGCCAAGCGTTAGCAGATTTCTTGGTCGAATGTCATTTCCCAGCACCAATCCCGAAGGGTTCATGGATAGACCCATCCTGGGAGATGCACGTTGATGGCGCGTCCAATTTCTCCAGAGCAGGGGCAGGTATTGTACTTCAAAGTTCTGAGGATATCCAGATCGAGTGCGCGGTACATTTGGATTTTCCAGCATCCAACAACGTAGCTGAATATGAAGCTCTGGTGACGGGCTTGACCCTAGCGAAGAAACTGCGAATCCAACGCTTGCAAGTATATTCCGACTCACAACTAGTCGTTGGATTGACTAATGACGACTACGCCGCCAAGGACGAACGCATGTCTAGGTATCAGGATTTGGTTCGAGGGTTGATGCGCGGGTTCGAGCAACTTTCATTGGTCAAGGTACCTCGTGAGAAGAATTCCCGTGCGGATGAGTTGGCTAAAGCCGCTTCAGGTTGCACGGAGATCACCAACATCGCTAAAATTGAGGTGCTCGAAGGACCAAGTATTGAAGGTGTCAGGCCTCGCCATCCGGTCATGACGATCGAGTCAATTCCAAACGACTGGAGAGGTCGAATTGTCAATTACCTTGAATTTGGCATCCAGCCAGATGATCCAACGGAGGCCAAAAAGCTCAGGATGAAGGCTGCGCGGTACCTTGTTGTCGAGGAGGAGCTTTTCAGACGTTCATTTTCCGGTCCCCATCTTAGATGCTTGGGACCTTCTCAGGCACTGCTCGTTCTCGAAGAAGTTCACGAGGGGTCATGCGGGGCACACATCGGAGGTAGGACCCTTGCGCATAAGATACTCTCTCAAGGATATTATTGGCCGTATCTCTCTCGCGGGAGGCTGAACAGTATGCCAAGAAATGCAATCAATGCCAAAAGCATGCACCAATCAGTCGTTCACCCGCTGAAGAGCTCCATGCACTAG
- the LOC112178021 gene encoding uncharacterized protein LOC112178021 gives MIDACKRAGPRELAAEIAKDVGKSPFTDDILNAAKPRRFTTPVFQKYVGTTDPVDHIKGYKQQMSIETTDEKLMCKIFPSSLTGPASTWFQDLKPHSIPDFDTLSRAFISQYFCNRKQKKDMATLFSTKQKPGERVGKFFERFKAEMRHVNCDPQFAAIAFREGLLLGTPLYESLLRDPPKDMDDIITRVEGEIRIERAKEAREARYTNVVASGDDRRQNRGSRHGVRQDNRHPYEAKPRARFPKEWFTLSPTAIFRKHQHKGLFTKPPPQRESRDVFERTKYCPLHETFGHGLSKCEALRPAISELIKTRKLRQYQSDGQANEGRVADKVESRTPAKGPEPIIREILAIHGAPYTAVEEEVRLRSETRQAEKIRRVCQITGSPSAGQDAFPPPVISFSASDTIGIQFPHRDALIISTQIADALVRRVMVDAGSSADVIFWEAFEQLGLDKTLIHPSRAPLTAFEGSETWPVGEISLPVTTGGKTVKVDFVIIKKPSAYNAILGRDWLHRMGAEASTRCQVLKFVSDKGQQVISVRGDQLLSKKLYAMEIKRSPPTHKGKEDPSA, from the coding sequence atgattgatgcatgcaaGCGTGCCGGCCCACGAGAGTTGGCGGCAGAAATCGCGAAGGACGTCGGTAAATCTCCCTTTACTGACGACATTTTAAATGCCGCGAAACCTCGCCGGTTTACCACACCGGTATTCCAGAAATATGTTGGAACAACTGACCCGGTGGATCACATCAAGGGCTACAAACAGCAGATGTCCATCGAGACGACCGATGAGAAATTGATGTGTAAGATCTTCCCTTCTAGTCTCACAGGGCCAGCATCGACATGGTTCCAAGACCTCAAACCACATTCCATACCAGATTTCGACACATTAAGCCGGGCTTTCATTTCGCAATACTTCTGCAATCGCAAACAAAAAAAGGACATGGCTACTTTATTTAGTACCAAGCAGAAACCAGGTGAAAGAGTAGGGAAGTTTTTTGAAAGGTTTAAAGCCGAAATGCGCCATGTCAATTGCGACCCTCAATTCGCTGCGATCGCCTTTCGAGAAGGGTTGCTTTTGGGAACACCATTATACGAAAGTTTACTACGCGATCCACCAAAAGACATGGATGATATCATCACAAGGGTCGAGGGAGAAATCAGAATTGAAAGAGCCAAAGAAGCACGTGAGGCTAGATACACCAATGTCGTCGCCTCCGGGGATGACAGAAGGCAAAATCGAGGCAGCCGCCATGGCGTGAGGCAGGATAACCGACATCCGTATGAGGCAAAGCCCCGAGCCCGTTTTCCTAAGGAATGGTTCACCTTAAGCCCCACGGCCATATTCAGAAAGCACCAACACAAAGGGCTTTTCACGAAGCCTCCACCTCAGCGGGAATCAAGAGACGTATTTGAACGGACCAAATATTGCCCACTCCATGAGACGTTCGGGCACGGGTTATCCAAATGTGAGGCATTGCGGCCAGCCATTTCGGAACTAATAAAGACAAGGAAGTTGCGTCAGTATCAATCTGACGGTCAGGCTAATGAAGGCAGGGTGGCAGACAAGGTTGAAAGTAGAACCCCAGCAAAAGGCCCAGAACCGATCATCAGAGAAATACTGGCCATCCATGGGGCCCCGTATACCGCTGTAGAGGAGGAAGTGCGTTTGAGATCAGAAACCCGCCAGGCGGAGAAGATACGTAGAGTATGCCAGATCACGGGCAGCCCCTCAGCGGGACAAGACGCATTTCCCCCGCCGGTCATCAGTTTCTCTGCATCCGATACAATCGGCATCCAGTTTCCCCATCGGGACGCCTTAATCATTTCTACTCAAATCGCGGACGCCCTTGTGCGGCGGGTAATGGTCGATGCTGGGAGCAGCGCAGACGTAATATTTTGGGAAGCGTTTGAACAGCTCGGACTAGACAAGACGTTAATCCACCCCAGCAGAGCGCCACTGACGGCCTTTGAGGGTTCGGAAACATGGCCTGTGGGCGAGATTTCCCTACCAGTGACGACGGGAGGGAAAACCGTGAAGGTCGACTTCGTCATTATCAAGAAACCGTCGGCTTATAATGCCATTCTAGGCAGGGATTGGCTCCATAGGATGGGAGCTGAGGCTTCAACCAGATGTCAGGTACTCAAGTTTGTTTCCGACAAGGGCCAGCAAGTGATATCGGTTCGCGGCGATCAACTACTCTCTAAAAAGTTGTATGCCATGGAAATCAAGCGCTCTCCGCCAACGCATAAGGGCAAAGAGGATCCCTCAGCATAG